In Phoenix dactylifera cultivar Barhee BC4 unplaced genomic scaffold, palm_55x_up_171113_PBpolish2nd_filt_p 000580F, whole genome shotgun sequence, a single genomic region encodes these proteins:
- the LOC120106614 gene encoding uncharacterized protein LOC120106614, which translates to MPRRKRFRDVEFQYTSVGSSSDQSLQSQQPQQPDEPQQHESHFQHESHSQHESQFEHVPPADCPDMDDVNIQDGLGRVRRTRGPTRARDVWSLCEDEKIVVHCNELGQPIKRAASILSTFL; encoded by the exons ATGCCGCGAAGAAAACGATTCAGAGATGTTGAGTTTCAATACACGTCCGTGGGATCTTCTTCCGATCAGTCCCTACAGTCTCAGCAGCCCCAGCAGCCTGACGAgccccagcagcacgagtcccaTTTTCAGCATGAGTCTCACTCTCAGCACGAGTCTCAGTTTGAGCACGTGCCACCTGCTGATTGTCCAGACATGGATGACGTGAACATCCAGG atggacTAGGAAGAGTGAGGAGGACACGAGGACCCACTCGAGCACGGGACGTGTGGAGCCTATGCGAGGATGAGAAGATTGTGGTACATTGTAATGAATTGGGGCAGCCTATCAAGAGggctgcaagcattttatcgacttttctatga